Genomic segment of Longimicrobium sp.:
CCCTGCGAGGTGGAGCTCGACGAGGCCGAGATGCGTGAATACTTCCGCCAGCTCGCGGAGGCCGCCTGACATGCGCCGGCGGCTGGAGCTCGTGCGCATGGTAGAGCCGGAGCGCCTCCGGTTCTCGTTCCGCTACCTGGACACTACGCATCCCGCCTTCAGCCTCGCCCGATGCGGAGCCGGGTATTTCCACCTGCTGCTGAAGCGGCTCCACGAGTTGTCCTCCCTCTCGGCCGAAGAGTTCCGCGCCCGGCGGTCCGGGACGCTCCGCGTCCACCCGATTGACTTCAGCGACCCGCGCGTTGCCGTGCCGGGATTCGGGATCCGCGGTGTACGCGCGGACGAGATCGCCTGGCAGTTCGCGCTTTCGGCGAACGCGCACGGCAGGGTTCACGGATTTCTCTTCGAGGACACCTTCTACGTCCGCTGGCTCGACCCGGAGCACAACCTGTATCCGGGGAACTGATGCGGCGAGAGTGATGGCATCGACAACGATGGAGATCAGAGCGGCGCCTTCGGACGGGGGCGCCGCTCGCCGTTCCGGACCGGGGCGGCGGAGGCACCGCCGAAATGGCGGGTGGCGGGGTGCGGAACTGTCGGAATCGCAGGAAAACGGGCACAAACACTTGGCATATGCGTTGCTCTTCACCCGGGCAGCAATTCCGCGCCCGGGGGATGAGATTGCCCGCGGGCGCACTTCAACCGCGAATCCGACAATCCGAAGGAGAACCCATGGCCAAGGTCATTGGGATCGACCTGGGTACCACCAACTCCGTGGTCGCCGTGATGGAAGGCGGCGACCCCGTCGTCATCCCCAACGCCGAGGGCGGGCGCACCACCCCGTCGGTGGTGGCGTTCACCAAGGACGGCGAGCGGCTGGTGGGGCAGGTGGCGCGCCGCCAGGCGATCACGAACCCCAAGAACACCCTCTTCTCCATCAAGCGCTTCATGGGACGCAAGGAGTCCGAGGTGAAGAGCGAGGAGAAGATCGTCCCCTACGAGGTCGTCAGCGGCCCCAACGGGCTGGCGATGGTGAAGGTGCCCAACGCGGGCGACAAGACCTTCTCCCCGCCCGAGATCTCGGCGATGATCCTGCAGAAGATGAAGCAGACCGCCGAGGACTACCTGGGGCAGACGGTCACGCAGGCCGTGGTCACCGTTCCCGCGTACTTCAACGACGCACAGCGGCAGGCCACCAAGGACGCCGGCAAGATCGCCGGCCTCGAAGTGCTGCGCATCATCAACGAGCCCACCGCGGCCGCGCTTGCGTACGGGCTGGACAAGAAGAAGGACGAGAAGATCGCCGTGTACGACCTGGGCGGCGGCACCTACGACATCTCGATCCTGGAGCTGGGCGAGGGCGTGTTCGAGGTGAAGGCCACCAACGGCGACACGCACCTGGGCGGCGACGACTTCGACCAGCGCATCATCGAGTGGCTGGTGGAGGAGTTCAAGAAGGACCAGGGGATCGACCTGTCCAAGGACCCCATGGCGCTGCAGCGCCTGAAGGAGGCGGCGGAGAAGGCCAAGATGGAGCTGTCGACCACCGCGTCGACCGACATCAACCTGCCCTTCATCACCGCCACGCAGGAGGGGCCCAAGCACCTGAACGTGACGCTCACCCGCGCCCGCTTCGAGCAGCTGGTGGACGACCTGGTGCAGCGCACCATCCCCCCCATGCAGAAGGCGCTGGACGACGCGGGGCTGAAGCCGGGCGACATCGACGAGGTCATCCTGGTGGGCGGGAGCACCCGCATCCCCCGCATCCAGGAAGAGGTGAAGAAGTTCTTCGGCAAGGACCCGCACCGCGGCGTGAACCCCGACGAGGTGGTGGCGGTGGGCGCGGCCATCCAGGGCGGCGTGCTGGCCGGCGACGTGAAGGACGTGCTGCTGCTGGACGTGACGCCGCTGTCGCTGGGCATCGAGACGCTGGGCGGGGTGTTCACCAAGCTCATCGAGCGCAACACCACCATCCCCACCAAGAAGAGCGAGGTGTTCTCGACCGCCGAGGACAACCAGAGCACGGTGGAGATCCACGTGCTGCAGGGCGAGCGCGAGCTGGCCATGTATAACAAGACCATCGGCAAGTTCCAGCTCGCCGGCCTGCCGCCGGCGCCGCGCGGGATGCCGCAGGTGGAGGTCACGTTCGACATCGACGCCAACGGCATCCTGCACGTGTCGGCCAAGGACCGCGCCACCGGCAAGGAGCAGAAGATCCGCATCGAGGCCAGCAGCGGGCTGTCGGAGGGCGAGATCGACCGGATGGTGAAGGACGCCGAGAGCCACGCCGGCGAGGACAAGCAGCGGCGCGAGCAGGTGGAGTCGCGCAACCGCCTGGACTCGATGGTCTACGAGGTGGAGAAGAACAAGAAGGAGTGGGAGGAGAAGCTCGACCAGCCCACCCGCACCTCGCTCGACGAGGCGCTGGAGCGCGCGCGCAAGGCGCTGAAGCAGGACGACGTGGGCGAGGTGCGCAGCGCCACCGAGGCGCTTCAGCAGGCCTACAGCGCGGCCGGCGCGCAGATCTACGCCGCGCAGCAGGCGGCCGGCGCGCAGGGCGGCGCCGACGCGGGCTTCAGCGGCGGCGCCACCGCCGGCGCGGGCTTCGAGGGCGACGCGACGTCGCAGGCCGGCGCCCGCCCGCAGGACGACGTGGTCGAGGCGGACTACGAGATCGTGGACGACAACAAGTAATCCGTCCTCGCGCGGGTGATGGAGATCGGCCCCGCTTCCCGGGTTGGGAGGCGGGGCCGGTTTTCTTCAGTACGAGAGTACGGAAGTACGGGAGATTCCATGCGGACGTAAGTCCATCCATCTCCGCGTCTGCCCAACGGTGATTTCTCACGCGGAGACGCGGAGTCGCGGAGAACTGCGCGCCGTGACGAATTCCCCGCGTCTCCGCGTCTCCGCGTGAGATCGAGGGATGTCGTGGTCGAACGACGCGTATCTGCCCGGATCGGAGGCAGCGAGTCCGGCTAATTTCTTAGCCCGGCTAATCCTCCGCTAATGGGGCCCCCTACCGCGCTTGCGCCGCCGCGAGCAGTTTAGATGCGGTGCAATGCGCCGCGCACGAATCATCGAGACCGCTCAACCCGAAAGACCCCATGCCCGATCCCGTTCGCACCAAGCTCACGCTGATCGCCGCCACCGCCGTGGCCTTCACCGGCGGCGTGCTGCTGGCATCCGGGCTGAACCTTACCCCCGGCGGGCACGCCGCGGCGTTCCTGCAGGAGGCGCCCAGCCGCTCCGACGTGAAGCCGGTGGCCGACCTGAGCGACGCCTTCATCTCCATCGCCGAGTCGGTGACGCCGGCGGTGGTGTCGATCGACACCGAGCGCGAGCCGCGCAGGGGCGGAGGCGGCGACGAGGACAGCCAGATCCCCGAGGAGTTCCGGCGCATGTTCCCGGGAATCCGCCCCGACCAGAACGCGCCGCAGGAGTCGCGCGGCTCCGGCTTCATCATCTCGCCCGATGGCTACATCCTCACCAACAACCATGTGGTGGAGGGGGCCGACAAGATCGACGTGGTGCTGCAGGACAACCGGCACCTTCACGCCACCGTGGTGGGCCGCGACCCGCTGACCGACATCGCGGTGATCAAGGTCTCGGCGTCGGGGCTGCCCACGGTGCGGCTGGGAAGCTCGGAGAACGCGCGCATCGGCGAGTGGGTGCTGGCCATCGGCAACCCGCTGGACCTGGGCACCACGGTCACCTCGGGGATCATCAGCGCCAAGGGGCGCGGGCTGGGGATCATCGGCCAGACGTCGGGGAGCCGCTGGGCCATCGAGGACTTCATCCAGACCGACGCCCCCATCAACCCCGGCAACTCCGGCGGGCCGCTGGTGAACCTGCGCGGCGAGGTGGTGGGCGTGAACTCGGCCATCGCCTCGCGCACCGGGTTCTACTCGGGGTACGGGT
This window contains:
- the dnaK gene encoding molecular chaperone DnaK encodes the protein MAKVIGIDLGTTNSVVAVMEGGDPVVIPNAEGGRTTPSVVAFTKDGERLVGQVARRQAITNPKNTLFSIKRFMGRKESEVKSEEKIVPYEVVSGPNGLAMVKVPNAGDKTFSPPEISAMILQKMKQTAEDYLGQTVTQAVVTVPAYFNDAQRQATKDAGKIAGLEVLRIINEPTAAALAYGLDKKKDEKIAVYDLGGGTYDISILELGEGVFEVKATNGDTHLGGDDFDQRIIEWLVEEFKKDQGIDLSKDPMALQRLKEAAEKAKMELSTTASTDINLPFITATQEGPKHLNVTLTRARFEQLVDDLVQRTIPPMQKALDDAGLKPGDIDEVILVGGSTRIPRIQEEVKKFFGKDPHRGVNPDEVVAVGAAIQGGVLAGDVKDVLLLDVTPLSLGIETLGGVFTKLIERNTTIPTKKSEVFSTAEDNQSTVEIHVLQGERELAMYNKTIGKFQLAGLPPAPRGMPQVEVTFDIDANGILHVSAKDRATGKEQKIRIEASSGLSEGEIDRMVKDAESHAGEDKQRREQVESRNRLDSMVYEVEKNKKEWEEKLDQPTRTSLDEALERARKALKQDDVGEVRSATEALQQAYSAAGAQIYAAQQAAGAQGGADAGFSGGATAGAGFEGDATSQAGARPQDDVVEADYEIVDDNK
- a CDS encoding trypsin-like peptidase domain-containing protein; its protein translation is MPDPVRTKLTLIAATAVAFTGGVLLASGLNLTPGGHAAAFLQEAPSRSDVKPVADLSDAFISIAESVTPAVVSIDTEREPRRGGGGDEDSQIPEEFRRMFPGIRPDQNAPQESRGSGFIISPDGYILTNNHVVEGADKIDVVLQDNRHLHATVVGRDPLTDIAVIKVSASGLPTVRLGSSENARIGEWVLAIGNPLDLGTTVTSGIISAKGRGLGIIGQTSGSRWAIEDFIQTDAPINPGNSGGPLVNLRGEVVGVNSAIASRTGFYSGYGFAVPVDLARRISDDLIRYHEVRRPALGVQITEVTPEDAEVFRLERIQGVVAQDFTPSSPAERAGMRQGDVIVAVDGKPIQRVGQFQRVIAGYHPGDQVTLDVIRYGQRRQLKVTLIQAQTDSTRRVAQDDRPAAAPDAEGGKLGVAVGPLTADVARRLGYTTAGGLVVTDVQPYGPGARGGLQEGMRIVAVDGQAVNDVAAFRAAMARKRAGDIVSLQVQAGQQRSILNVRLPE